Genomic segment of Arvicola amphibius chromosome 7, mArvAmp1.2, whole genome shotgun sequence:
caagtaagatgagaatgccttactgaaaaaaggtactaagccacgtggctaaacatagacaaaaattatgggtgaATCTAAGtcgtaagagctaattagtaataagcctgagctaacaggttaaacagtttgtaattaatataagcctctgtgtgtttatttggattgGACGGTGTGGACCAGGCAGgccagaaacttccatctacatgcTTTCTCCTAAAACttgagtaaaataataaaataaacacacacacacacacacacacacaaaaacccacaCACGGTGGGAACAACTCAATTATAGTTCTGAGTAGGAAAGTGAGTGACAACTGCCTTAACAAGGGAAGGTTAGAAATCACATGGCCACAAGGGAAAGCTACTACAAAACAGTTCACCCCAATAGAACTGCATCAAAACCATAGGAGAAACACATTGAAAATCTACAGGGGAACTGAGTCCTGCTCCCCAGCCTCAAAGCTGGGCAATAGACCGCCTCCCCAGGACACCAGGACAACCAACAGGAGTCTGTCCTCTGAGAAGAACAAACCAGAGATATTTaggattttaataataaataaataaataaataaataaataaataaataaataaataaatggatggatgaatgaaaccaaagaaacaaagacagtaCAATGGAGGAGGCGGTAGAAGGCAGTCCGAGCATGGACTCTGAGCTCCTGACTGGCTGGAAGCTCCGGAAACACCGGCAGCCAGACTTGCTTCCTACCCTCCTCTCTCAGGAAAGGGAATGGAAGCTTGCTCTTCAGTCAAATGACTAGAtctaaaaaaaggaaatgaaggagtTAAAAGCCTGCCTCAACCGTTAGTCACCCTATATAAAGAAGCATCTGAGGAGCTTCGATCTTCTGGAACAAAACCAAGAGAATGAAAAACAGAGaccaaaataaatagagaaacagattcaaagaaaatgggaggaaacatcAAAAACTAATTAAACTCCTCAACTGTGTGTGGACTACAGAGATAGAAACTAAACTGCCATTTGAGAGAGCAGGCTGTATGTTAGCGTACTAAACAGGAAACTTACCTGAGCAACAGCAGAAAaggcttttgcttttatttttgctaaaGACTCTGCTCTTTCACAtctctgaaaggaaaataaacaagaaaaacaaagttcaAACGTTAGGGACATTACGAAAATCTAAGGATCTATAGTCAGGATTAAGATTTGAGACAAaggtaaaacaaaagaaactaacATGTTTAGACACACATCGATACAAAATCACACATGACACCCTCTGCCTGCTGGAACAGCAAGTGTCATAATGCTGTCCTCACAGTAGTGGACCATTTCCTTCAAGACTCAGGAAGAAAGTAGGGACAAAAGCCTTAGGGACTAAGCAGAATTCTTGACTGCCATTCCCTCATCTGCCTAAAGAGGGCAGCACAAGAGAGATGAAACACTGAACATGAGAAACTGCAAAAAGCACCCCAGTATCACAGGGTCAAAGGCTGACAAGCAAGACATTCTCACATAAGCCTGGACCCGCCCCTAAGAATTAAGAACACCTCCCAGCACCCTGTCCCCACCTGCTCAGAACTGCTACTCCCTCACTGACGACCTGGACTCGGAACGCCCTGCACAGTTGAGTTTACCACAGACTGGCTACCACAGAATACAGAGCAGAATTTTCCCATGTTTACGTAATGTGAGCTAAGGGTCCAACACGTACAAAGCGGAATCAGCCACACATACGGGGACAGACCCTGCCTTTGTTAACGGTTTGCTGACCTCCGGCTCCTGGGAAGTGCCTTCgctttcttcttctccatctttaAGTTTAGGTTTTAAGGACGGATtctgaaagaacagaaatgtTATTAATGTGtcaatatacacacatttatatttccattaattacatataattagtaggttacaatttttaaaatgaagaagttACTTTTAATTACTGAAAAATTAGGTCATTTCATATTGCTGCAGCATGGGTCACCAtcctgtcctattgctgtgataaagaccacgGCCAAGAAGCgacctgaggaggaaagggtttatttcaccttttaGATTACAGTCCATCGTGAAAGGAGGTCAGAGTAGGGACTCAGGAGGCACCTAGAAacaagaactgaagcagatgccatggaggaacTCTGCTTGCTGGGctgcttcccatgacttgctcagacGACTACTTTAAACCAGACCACCTACCAGGGGCGACACTACCCACAGCGGGCTgcaccctcccacaccaatcaataatcaagaaaatgtcccacagagtTGCTAAGGTCAGTCTAATGGAAGCATTTACACAACTGAGGTTCCCCCTTTTCAAATGACTCTAGTGTTCATCAAGCTAacagaaaactaaccagcacCCTGCCTAACATTATGAAGTTTCAGCCAGGCTGTgggggctcatgcctttaatcccaacacttgggaagcagaggcaggcggatctctgtgagttcaaggcccgcttggtctacaagagctagttccaggtaagctagggctgttacacagagaaaccctgtctcgaaaaaacaaaacaaaagaaaagataaagattataaaatttcatgctagagagatggctcagtggtcagggCATTTGCTGTCAAGCCCAATGACCCAAGCTCAATCCCTAGAATCCACAAgctagaagaagaaaagcaagtaaGTCCCAGGAGCTGCCCTCTGATTCCACAAGCACTCaatcaagtacacacacacacacacacacacacacacagagagagagagagagagaggcaaaaatatttttaaaggaccaCAAAGTTTCAAAATAGTTCTAGAAAATAGAAAGTATTATTGAATTACCTAAACCCCCTTAACAAATGAAGAATATACTccttggtatttaaaaaaaaattggctgtgatatcacacacttttaattctagcactcaggatgcagaggaaagaggatctctgtgaagttcaaggttagcctggactatatagtgagttccaggactaaaTAGAAAGAACttccctcaaaacaaacaaaatatgtgtgcatatatgtgtataaaaacaaacaaataaaaaagaaagaaagctgggttGAAAATCAATGGCTcagtcacacagagagacaatgctggaaagagaaaagcctCCATTGGGGTGCAGGGTCCCCTACTATACAGCAAACGGAGCCAGTGGAACCAGACTTTCTGGCTTATAAGAACACACAGTCCACTAATATTTACATGTTGGGAATGAATTCAAAATTTTACAACAATGTTGGAATTAATATTGCACCAAATAAAAGTAATCTATATGCTGGGTTTGATCTAGAAACACAAGATTtactctcccccacccctatTTGTAATGCTGAATAAAGTCACATCACATGCCTACTAAGTGACAGAGCCCTAACCAGAAGGGCAAAGCCCTCTAAATCCTCACTGGACAGCAATGCAGCCACTATGCCAGGCTGCCTCTCTTTGGCAGAGCCCACATGTTAACAGTACAAGGGTTACACAGTATAAGGATAGGACAGCAACAAATAAGTAATTACCTTCCTGTCTTTGTGCCACTGTTGATGCTCCAAAACTATGTTCTTAATGTTGTCAAAAAAATCCTCCTTTACCAGGCTGAGAGCTTTGTCTGGCATGGTCTTATCAGCTGAAATAGCATGCTTCATATTTTGATAATGATCGTGAACATTCAGCATTTCCTAAAAGTGAAAAGAGGGGCCCTTTATTTCCTGTATGTATATTAGggttcatacatacatacatacatacatagacacacacacacacacacatcatgtgagtgtgggtgtgagactgttttattttaagagacagggtcttgctctgtaaaACAGACTAGTATTGCAACtgtaggcatgtaccactatactTGGTCCTTTATTTCCATCTGATGACAATCTTAAAAGGCAAACtaattcaaaatataattactttCCAAAATGACTGTGTTGACAAGATATATGCTAAAACAATTATAGAAACTGTCAATATCCAGTTAATGAAAGTTATAACCTCAACATAATTGTCAATAAGACCACTTTCCCCAACTTCAAGAGTGTAAGAACAAACTTACCTCCAATACATCAGAAGTGATAAGTTTCATCACACGATCATTTGGGTCCTTAAATTTTTGTGTCACTTcagttttttgcatttttttcttcattctacaTGAAAGCTAAATACAAAGAATGTATTTTACAATGGACATCTGGTactggagagttggctccgtGAGTGAAGTCACGGGCTGAGCAAGCCTGGTCACCTGAGCGGATGCCTAGACTCCCCATCACGGCTGAAAAGGAGAGCAACACCACAAAGCTGTCCTATCGCCTACACACGTGCAGTAACATGTGCACAGTGGAACACGCACCACCTACTACATTAGattcacacatgcacaacaataaatttttttcaaaaacgtTAAATGAACACcttttaaaggatatttttaaagtGCTTAAACATTAGCTAGGAGTAAAAGCACAGAAGAAAGCTCTACAATACGCTTGTTAGCGATCCATGTTCAGAGCCAGCAGGCATCTTTAAGTATCAGAGGCCACACTGCATGCTACAGAGTCTGCCCAGCTTTGAAAAGTCAGATGATTTTCCAGGAGAATCTCTGCTCTTCTGATCCAGTGTCTTAAATGTTACAAAACTGaagaaatggttttgttttttttgtttttttgtttttttttttagaaatttcagTTTTTTACCGAGATTTAAATTCCTCTTTCAAGCCCTCTTGACACTCAAATGTAGAAAGGCATGTTTGGCAGATTTCTacacaaaagcagaaagacaaGAGAGACAGCTGAGTGACTGATAACTTCTAACGTGCATGCAGCTCAGGAATGAACCCTCAACTCCGGAAGAGATCCAGACACCACATCTCTGCCCACTCACAACTAACTTCAGGTGTGGCATCCACAAACGCCCTGACTCAAGAGCAGAGGTTCTATTCTGTctgcagggaaaacaaaacaagcacaagTCGGGCTACAGTTTTAATCATCACTAATAGACAACACACTTCCAGGAAAACGAAGCAAGCAATGGACAACGAAATGTGATGTGTTGTGAAAATACAcggtggtttgttttgtttttttaaggcaaCATACCAGCTTGGGCATTGCTGTGAAGTGGAAGGCTCTGTCTAGCCGAAGCTTCCTGAAAACAAAAGCTGCATCGAAATGCTGTGCGTTTATCAAGTCTTGCTGAAATCTAGTAACGTCATCCCAGTCCTTCAGGGCAACTCTGATCTACAACCAGGAGGAGAAAAGCAAGGCACCGTGAGAAACGGACTGGATCCCTTTCCATGACTGTAAACTCAAACACTGATATTCCCGCCTaagtcctttattatttttaaaatacggTGCCTGGTTCAGGTTCCTACTGGGGGAAACCAATCCCCCAGCCTCACCTTTTGTTTTGGCTGGCACAGCTGCGTGTTGTACAACCCGTACAGAAGATACAAAGCACCA
This window contains:
- the Snapc1 gene encoding snRNA-activating protein complex subunit 1, translated to MGTPTDAATRPVGAGALEGVEIPPGLQTDYEALLSRFQEMDSVRFEDFAEIWRSMKFATIFCGKMRNLKKNLFTKEALALAWRYFLPPHTFQIRVGALYLLYGLYNTQLCQPKQKIRVALKDWDDVTRFQQDLINAQHFDAAFVFRKLRLDRAFHFTAMPKLLSCRMKKKMQKTEVTQKFKDPNDRVMKLITSDVLEEMLNVHDHYQNMKHAISADKTMPDKALSLVKEDFFDNIKNIVLEHQQWHKDRKNPSLKPKLKDGEEESEGTSQEPERCERAESLAKIKAKAFSAVAQVSKSRRHRQAKLDSSDSDSGSGQGQGKAAKKKRTRETAEPAGKKRASKSRGNVQNDQKEEKSLRLSMPIIAEEETDDFSEAEFTIPKKKRKR